In Elaeis guineensis isolate ETL-2024a chromosome 1, EG11, whole genome shotgun sequence, a genomic segment contains:
- the LOC105036208 gene encoding protein NRT1/ PTR FAMILY 4.4 has product MDIQTKNMKEESLLAEVSLDWRGRTCKPNKHGGMKAAAFVLGLLALEIMAIAAVGNNLITYVFNEMHFPLSKSANIVTNFIGTIFLLSLLGGFLSDSYLGSFWTMLIFGFVELSGFILLSVQAHLPQLRPPPCSMTSEGDHCSEAKGFKATVFFISLYLVALGSGCLKPNMISHGADQFRKDDPDQSKKLSTYFNTAYFSFCIGELIALTVIIWVQTQSGMAVGFGVSAATMVMGLTSLICGMFCYRNKPPKGSILTPIARVLVAAITKRKQVCPSNTELLRRSINNASDHLMIPGLEISSNATNVIHTEKFRFLDKACIQIQDGSDRMESPWKLCTMAQVEQVKIIFSLIPIFACTIIFNTVLAQLQTFSVQQGSSMDTRLTETFHIPPASLQSIPYLILIILVPIYEMVFVPLARKVTSRDSGISPLQRIGIGLFMVTFSMVSAALVENKRRELAVGSNKQLSIFWIAPQFLIFGLSEMFTAVGLIEFFYKQSLAGMQSFLTAMTYCSYSFGFFLSSLLVSLVNKVTSGPSGSGWLSDNNLNKDRLDLFYWLLAALSFLNFFNYLYWSRWYSSSLIF; this is encoded by the exons ATGGACATCCAGACAAAGAATATGAAAGAGGAATCCCTGCTTGCGGAGGTATCCCTTGATTGGAGAGGCAGAACCTGCAAGCCCAACAAGCATGGGGGCATGAAAGCTGCTGCATTTGTTTTag GCCTTCTAGCGCTTGAAATCATGGCAATTGCTGCAGTTGGGAACAACCTCATAACATATGTTTTCAATGAGATGCACTTTCCCCTCTCGAAATCAGCAAATATAGTGACCAACTTCATTGGGACTATTTTCCTCCTGTCTCTGCTTGGTGGATTCCTCTCAGATTCTTACCTTGGGAGCTTCTGGACCATGTTGATATTTGGGTTTGTGGAGCTCTCA GGCTTCATACTATTGTCAGTCCAAGCACACCTTCCTCAGCTAAGGCCTCCACCATGCAGCATGACATCTGAAGGAGACCACTGCTCAGAAGCCAAAGGCTTTAAGGCCACTGTATTCTTTATTTCTCTCTACTTGGTGGCATTGGGGAGTGGGTGCCTCAAGCCCAACATGATCTCCCATGGTGCTGACCAATTCAGGAAGGATGATCCTGATCAGTCCAAGAAGCTTTCCACATACTTCAATACTGCCTACTTCAGCTTCTGCATCGGAGAACTCATCGCTCTCACAGTAATCATCTGGGTCCAGACACAGTCAGGGATGGCTGTTGGTTTTGGTGTATCAGCAGCTACTATGGTGATGGGGCTAACTAGCTTGATTTGTGGTATGTTCTGCTATAGGAACAAGCCCCCTAAGGGCAGCATCTTGACCCCAATTGCAAGA GTTTTAGTAGCTGCTATTACCAAGAGAAAGCAAGTTTGCCCATCTAATACTGAATTGCTTCGTCGAAGCATAAACAATGCTAGCGACCACTTAATGATTCCAGGTCTCGAGATCTCTTCCAATGCCACCAACGTTATCCACACTGAGAAATTCAG GTTCTTGGACAAGGCATGTATCCAAATCCAAGATGGTTCTGATAGAATGGAGAGCCCGTGGAAGCTATGCACCATGGCCCAAGTAGAGCAAGTGAAGATAATATTCTCATTGATCCCCATTTTTGCATGCACCATCATCTTCAACACTGTCCTAGCTCAACTGCAGACCTTCTCAGTCCAGCAAGGAAGCTCAATGGATACCCGACTCACCGAAACATTCCATATTCCCCCGGCTTCGCTCCAATCTATCCCATACCTCATTCTCATCATCCTGGTGCCGATCTATGAGATGGTCTTCGTCCCTCTCGCTCGCAAGGTGACTTCCAGGGACTCTGGTATCTCTCCCCTCCAACGCATCGGTATAGGCCTCTTCATGGTGACCTTCTCAATGGTCTCAGCTGCATTGGTAGAAAACAAAAGGAGGGAGCTGGCTGTTGGTTCAAACAAGCAGCTCTCCATCTTCTGGATTGCTCCACAATTCCTCATATTTGGTCTCTCAGAGATGTTCACAGCTGTGGGCCTAATTGAGTTTTTCTACAAGCAGTCATTGGCAGGGATGCAATCCTTTCTAACAGCCATGACTTACTGCTCCTACTCATTTGGGTTCTTCTTGAGCTCTCTCTTAGTCTCACTGGTGAACAAGGTCACCTCAGGACCTTCTGGGAGTGGCTGGCTCAGTGACAATAACCTAAACAAGGATAGGCTGGACCTTTTCTATTGGCTCCTGGCAGCACTTAGCTTCCTTAACTTTTTTAACTATCTCTACTGGTCTAGATGGTATTCTTCTTCCTTAATTTTTTAA